The Ictalurus furcatus strain D&B chromosome 5, Billie_1.0, whole genome shotgun sequence genome includes a region encoding these proteins:
- the adipor1b gene encoding adiponectin receptor protein 1b has protein sequence MTTQHHGSNGSSSDAECRVSEDEKNVEDMELTELGPLLNSPEASTKPRGAAAYPSEEEEEEVEDNNDEEDDLRMVTLPLQAHHAMEKMEEFVHKVWEGRWRVIPFHLLPDWLKDNDYLLHGHRPPMPSFRACFGSIFRIHTETGNIWTHLLGLILFLCLGTLTMLRPNVSFMAPLQEKVVLGMFFLGAVLCLCFSWLFHTVYCHSEKVSRTFSKLDYSGIALLIMGSFVPWLYYSFYCSPQPRLIYLSVVCVLGISAIIVAQWDRFATPRHRPTRAGVFLGLGLSGIIPTMHFTIAEGFVKATTVGQMGWFILMGAMYITGAGLYAARIPERFFPGKCDIWFQSHQIFHVLVVAAAFIHFYGISNLQEFRHGLGGGCTDDSLL, from the exons ATGACAACGCAACACCATGGCAGCAACGGCTCCAGCAGCGATGCCGAGTGCCGGGTCTCAGAGGACGAGAAGAATGTGGAGGATATGGAGCTCACTGAGCTCGGACCGCTGCTGAACAGTCCAGAAGCCTCGACCAAACCCAGA GGTGCAGCAGCTTACCcgagtgaggaggaggaggaggaggtggaggataACAATGACGAGGAGGATGACTTGCGCATGGTCACACTGCCTTTGCAGGCTCACCATGCCATGGAGAAAATGGAAGAGTTTGTACACAAG GTATGGGAAGGGCGCTGGCGAGTGATTCCTTTCCACTTGCTTCCTGACTGGCTAAAGGATAATGACTACCTACTTCATGGTCACCGGCCACCCATGCCATCTTTCCGAGCCTGCTTTGGAAGCATCTTCAGGATCCATACAGAAACAGGGAACATCTGGACACATTTACTGG GTCTGATCCTGTTCCTCTGTCTGGGCACTCTGACCATGCTGCGGCCGAATGTGTCGTTCATGGCTCCTCTGCAGGAGAAAGTGGTGCTAGGGATGTTTTTCCTGGGCGCTGTGCTCTGTCTCTGCTTCTCCTGGCTCTTCCACACTGTCTACTGTCACTCAGAGAAAGTGTCCAGAACATTCTCTAA GTTGGATTACTCCGGTATAGCTCTGCTGATAATGGGCTCATTCGTGCCGTGGCTCTACTACTCGTTTTACTGCTCTCCGCAGCCACGCCTCATATACctctctgtggtgtgtgtgctgggCATCTCCGCCATCATCGTGGCACAGTGGGATCGCTTTGCCACTCCACGCCACAGACCTACACGTGCAG GTGTATTCCTTGGCCTTGGACTAAGTGGCAtcattcccacaatgcacttcACCATCGCTGAGGGCTTTGTGAAGGCAACAACAGTGGGCCAAATGGGCTGGTTTATCCTAATGGGCGCCATGTACATCACTGGAGCTGGTCTGTATGCAGCACGCATCCCTGAACGCTTCTTTCCTGGGAAATGCGATATCTGG TTCCAGTCTCATCAAATTTTCCACGTGTTGGTGGTGGCTGCAGCGTTTATTCACTTCTACGGCATCTCCAACCTGCAGGAGTTCCGCCACGGCCTGGGAGGAGGCTGTACAGATGACTCCCTCCTCTAA